One part of the Sebastes fasciatus isolate fSebFas1 chromosome 8, fSebFas1.pri, whole genome shotgun sequence genome encodes these proteins:
- the LOC141773296 gene encoding tubulin alpha chain-like, producing MRECISVHVGQAGVQIGNACWELYCLEHGIQPDGQMPSGKTIGGGDDSFNTFFSETGAGKHVPRAVFVDLEPTVIDEVRTGTYRQLFHPEQLITGKEDAANNYARGHYTIGKEIIELVLDRIRKLSDQCTGLQGFLVFHSFGGGTGSGFTSLLMERLSVDYGKKSKLEFSIYPAPQVSTAVVEPYNAILTTHTTLEHSDCAFMVDNEAIYDICRRNLDIERPSYTNLNRLISQIVSSITASLRFDGALNVDLTEFQTNLVPYPRIHFPLATYAPVISAEKAYHEQLTVSEITNACFEPANQLVKCDPRHGKYMACCLLYRGDVVPKDVNAAIAAIKTKRSIQFVDWCPTGFKVGINYQPPTVVPGGDLAKVQRAVCMLSNTTAIAEAWARLDHKFDLMYAKRAFVHWYVGEGMEEGEFSEAREDMAALEKDYEEVGTDSVGEDEEEDDGEY from the exons ATG CGTGAGTGTATCTCAGTGCACGTCGGTCAGGCCGGTGTCCAGATTGGCAACGCCTGCTGGGAGCTCTACTGCCTGGAACATGGGATCCAGCCGGACGGACAGATGCCCAGCGGCAAGACCATCGGAGGAGGAGATGACTCCTTCAACACCTTCTTCAGTGAGACTGGAGCTGGAAAGCACGTCCCCAGAGCTGTGTTTGTCGACCTGGAGCCCACGGTCATTG ATGAGGTGCGCACTGGGACGTACCGCCAGCTGTTCCACCCTGAGCAGCTGATCACTGGCAAGGAGGACGCCGCCAACAACTACGCCCGTGGACACTACACCATCGGCAAAGAGATCATTGAACTGGTTCTGGACAGGATCCGCAAACTG TCTGACCAGTGCACCGGCCTCCAGGGCTTCCTGGTCTTCCACAGCTTCGGAGGTGGCACCGGCTCCGGTTTCACCTCCCTGCTGATGGAGCGTCTGTCCGTCGACTACGGCAAGAAGTCGAAGCTGGAGTTCTCCATCTACCCAGCTCCCCAGGTGTCCACCGCCGTGGTCGAGCCCTACAACGCCATCCTGACCACCCACACCACCCTGGAGCACTCCGACTGCGCCTTCATGGTGGACAACGAGGCCATCTACGATATCTGCCGCAGAAACCTGGACATCGAGCGTCCCTCCTACACCAACCTGAACCGGCTGATCAGTCAGATCGTCTCCTCCATCACCGCCTCCCTTCGTTTCGACGGCGCCCTCAATGTCGATCTGACGGAGTTCCAGACCAACTTGGTGCCGTATCCCCGCATCCACTTCCCTCTGGCCACCTACGCCCCGGTCATCTCTGCTGAGAAGGCGTACCACGAGCAGTTAACAGTGTCAGAAATCACCAACGCCTGCTTCGAGCCGGCCAATCAGCTGGTTAAATGTGACCCTCGCCACGGCAAGTACATGGCTTGCTGCCTCTTGTACCGCGGTGACGTGGTGCCCAAAGATGTGAACGCTGCCATCGCCGCCATCAAGACCAAGCGCTCCATCCAGTTTGTGGACTGGTGCCCAACTGGTTTCAAGGTGGGCATCAACTACCAGCCTCCCACTGTGGTTCCTGGTGGAGACCTGGCCAAGGTGCAGAGGGCCGTGTGCATGCTGAGCAACACCACCGCCATCGCAGAGGCCTGGGCTCGCCTCGACCACAAGTTTGACCTGATGTACGCCAAGCGTGCCTTCGTTCACTGGTACGTGGGCGAggggatggaggagggagagttCTCCGAGGCCAGAGAGGACATGGCGGCTCTGGAGAAGGATTACGAGGAGGTTGGAACCGATAGTGtgggggaggatgaggaggaggatgatggagaGTATTaa